One part of the Micrococcales bacterium genome encodes these proteins:
- a CDS encoding extracellular solute-binding protein, which produces MKKWMKIGAGVTVAGLALAGCGGSDSDGSSSASPAAPSASAFAGPVGEGEGQLSVLAWPGYAEDGSTDPDVDWVTPFEEQTGCQVDVKTFGTSNEAFDLFNKGGYDVVSASGDASLRMVYGDLVQPVNTSLVPNYADIFPGLKDKAWNTVDGVNYGIPHGRGANLLLFNQEAQQTEPTSWKDMWEADSPLAGKVAPYDDAIYIADAAVYLMATKPDLGIQNPYSLDQTQFDAAIALLEQQKPLVAEYWADYAKQANGLATGSIVQGQGWQLTANVANADGEKVGAVKPDEGTTGWSDTWMVAKDTQNINCSYQWLDYIVSPEVNAEIAEYFGEAPANEKSCALTSNEDHCTQFHADTEDFWTNVWYWTTPTEKCLDGRTDVTCVPYKDWVAAWTSLRSS; this is translated from the coding sequence CACCGTCGCCGGCCTCGCCCTGGCCGGCTGTGGTGGCTCGGACAGCGACGGATCGTCGAGCGCCTCCCCGGCCGCTCCCTCGGCATCGGCCTTCGCGGGCCCGGTCGGTGAGGGCGAAGGCCAGTTGAGCGTGCTCGCCTGGCCCGGTTACGCCGAGGACGGTTCCACCGACCCCGACGTCGACTGGGTCACCCCCTTCGAGGAGCAGACCGGCTGCCAGGTGGACGTGAAGACCTTCGGGACGTCCAACGAGGCCTTCGACCTGTTCAACAAGGGCGGCTACGACGTCGTCTCGGCGTCCGGGGACGCCTCCCTGCGCATGGTGTACGGCGACCTGGTCCAGCCGGTCAACACCTCGCTCGTGCCCAACTACGCCGACATCTTCCCTGGGCTGAAGGACAAGGCCTGGAACACCGTGGACGGCGTCAACTACGGGATCCCGCATGGTCGTGGGGCCAACCTCCTGCTCTTCAACCAGGAGGCCCAGCAGACCGAACCCACGTCCTGGAAGGACATGTGGGAGGCTGACTCGCCGCTGGCCGGCAAGGTCGCTCCCTACGACGACGCGATCTACATCGCCGACGCCGCCGTCTACCTGATGGCCACCAAACCCGATCTCGGGATCCAGAACCCCTACTCGTTGGACCAGACCCAGTTCGATGCAGCCATCGCACTGCTCGAGCAGCAGAAGCCCCTGGTCGCCGAGTACTGGGCCGACTACGCCAAGCAGGCCAACGGCTTGGCCACCGGCTCCATCGTGCAGGGCCAGGGCTGGCAGCTGACCGCCAACGTGGCCAACGCCGACGGCGAGAAGGTCGGCGCGGTCAAGCCCGACGAGGGGACCACCGGCTGGTCGGACACCTGGATGGTGGCCAAGGACACGCAGAACATCAACTGCTCCTACCAGTGGCTGGACTACATCGTCTCGCCGGAGGTCAACGCCGAGATCGCCGAGTACTTCGGTGAGGCCCCGGCCAACGAGAAGTCCTGCGCTCTGACCTCCAACGAGGACCACTGCACGCAGTTCCACGCCGACACCGAGGACTTCTGGACCAACGTGTGGTACTGGACGACACCCACCGAGAAGTGCCTCGACGGGCGCACTGACGTCACCTGTGTTCCTTACAAGGACTGGGTGGCGGCCTGGACGAGCCTGCGCTCGAGCTGA
- a CDS encoding ABC transporter permease produces MAWLVLLYIVPLAMLFLTAFWTTDSFTGELVRSFTTENFQRLFTDPAYVTVALRTLGVAAAVTLVCLVLAVPIAFFMARVASARWQPLLVALMLTPLWASYLVKVYAWRVIFSPEGGVLQSTFGFSPGYGWLAVVVVLTYLWLPYMILPVYVGMQNVPQSLLDASADLGAGSATTFRRVLLPLVFPAVVAGSIFTFSLSLGDYITVQLVGGKAQMLGNVVYQSFSTDLPFAAAVASMSVVIMIGYLTAVRRTGALENL; encoded by the coding sequence ATGGCCTGGCTGGTCTTGCTGTACATCGTGCCGCTGGCGATGTTGTTCCTTACCGCCTTCTGGACCACGGATTCCTTCACCGGGGAATTGGTGCGGTCTTTCACCACCGAGAACTTCCAGCGCCTGTTCACCGACCCCGCCTACGTCACCGTCGCACTGCGCACGCTCGGGGTGGCGGCGGCAGTGACGCTGGTGTGCCTGGTGCTGGCGGTCCCCATCGCCTTCTTCATGGCACGCGTGGCTTCTGCACGCTGGCAGCCCCTGCTCGTGGCGCTGATGCTCACACCCTTATGGGCCTCCTACCTCGTGAAGGTGTACGCCTGGCGCGTGATCTTCAGTCCGGAGGGCGGTGTGCTGCAATCAACGTTCGGTTTCTCCCCCGGCTACGGATGGCTGGCCGTCGTCGTCGTACTGACGTACCTGTGGCTGCCGTACATGATCCTGCCGGTGTACGTGGGCATGCAGAACGTGCCGCAGTCCCTGCTCGACGCTTCTGCCGACCTCGGCGCCGGCTCAGCCACCACCTTCCGCCGGGTGCTGCTCCCCCTGGTGTTCCCCGCGGTGGTGGCAGGGTCGATCTTCACGTTCTCCCTGAGCCTGGGTGACTACATCACCGTGCAACTGGTTGGCGGGAAGGCTCAGATGCTGGGCAACGTGGTGTATCAGAGTTTTTCGACGGATCTACCGTTCGCGGCCGCGGTGGCCAG